A stretch of Bombus huntii isolate Logan2020A chromosome 7, iyBomHunt1.1, whole genome shotgun sequence DNA encodes these proteins:
- the LOC126867458 gene encoding uncharacterized protein LOC126867458 isoform X2 encodes MVHAQFLRPEYVGWVKYVNCYHDWNDFLSLSSLLLNYYKTDRNLKVERLKNLVKEALCQLSSTLKGPTTCANMKKLFSKIENTSKEPNSYIGKVFVVGRYTVTVEDILAEGGFAIVFLVKSSSGRYALKRMYVNNEHDLNVCKREIQIASNLNGHKNIIGYLDSSITHIGGGVHELLLLMPYCKSQVLQMMNNRLQTGFSESEVLQIFCDVCEAVSRLHHCQTPIIHRDLKIENILYSDTGHYVLCDFGSATAKILNPSIQGAAIVEEEIKKYTTLSYRAPEMVDMYCGKPVTTKADIWALGCLLYKLCFFTLPFGESTLAIQSGNFTIPNHSRYSRSLHCLIRYMLEPDPDNRPDIYQVSVIAFQIQGKECPVQNLHKVQTPVLESLPCPPMESENMKRSSLVKTPKPTPVTTVEGTSVTPRQRPKGQAVSTGPISLSGQIVSQISGQGTQTQSQSSVGNTISYVQMGQQLASLNASQPYLGQNMQASVQPLPVNSQPSTHQVSTLTQVSPQVCCTTTNQNVPFGTHQSQIQKSQQSQSQCSTIRRSPVSVQDTVGSYYFDSPVATNVNEENLEALFPPSGYPDPFKDDNRAMPPPAKIPPPVAPKPSKILPKANVSASCPPPKFTPVNSLTSKLNTPTGPNKATPVMVPTLPKPVNKTESLSQNISSSTSPPDSPTLSSVRHRRNVSDTSAFNKAFASETTQFLAPYEASVKARSEDANTPEVLTGVRPCLGSSASHVRIGELSSVTATEGRSLSADVAAWNPFEDVQPFNQLTEDHIFGAEFDKIRRGSNASIAGVKSRESLVMTYAELPEDPFESAPFSLPRKKNKIGSKTAALAGGKSQLNGRPRIPSKQWNPGFERPELDHRMTGNNPPISPPFVRVPLEDRSKYEKLTFNAGDVSSDSDKDLSQERIQQKRKRVKNAIRRKRKAQNVNKVVGDSTGSAGNSKTLGNNWRNQSICNSAIKLNGIGADGYRKHNNIRNGSNKGEIQEEGEEVQEEGESMKKEETEGGNKRREKEEEEEGEAEKDEDEEEEEEEEEEEEEEEEEEEEEEEEDDDKDNDDIDDNNNDNDNEKRTNENDEKYEGINEATPDGIYRVCGSLHHSERNVVTTSEQDYRTKKSKRYYREERSSISPVNTDPVVGHQYGEKPLLLDDELDPEPKLDYSYGDPFVMDDRYGSNYQSFNDIGSSKRIEKTKLLSDVLWKFDKDVFALAPFPKSSSYSKKGNDFQESNQFKNVAPAIFDVTAPSETVTDVENKLLSTGRCNSSWKCANVTKTEGFTNIDLLSGETQRSPVTKAISIVRRDSERKRNTMQNQIKEMDQDDEIKAGGAGDREEDEEEDKARVAIIEEKEKETEEEKGENKEKDLFGSSPFSPSSFVINSFDFNSLRNVTEQPPKQSAKMTFANQEESYDDYTQVSAHPIQAQQSSPNVCHLKQAITTAAAAASSTTKTVLNSKFTDVSANSDYSRTFLDASKDLFGSIPFDEFASLQLNEEKKRSETRIPFVQLSSSSSSSTQLRQSQPQEPGFVGENLDAMLLDKAQPPISDRATSTLQEVYTIKSVHHTARITVQTMNSVSKPDVASDIVSPMSPEPLVVTDDDHHDMPRHKREKSNKSEKSKYHLISEIHSDISDVLSSSKLTHKSKSTCYGKKTPRAKKCSVVSTAAGFSNMSFEDFPSDENEERQIRNTKIAPFEVIREPEKRFGSLKRRSNPFT; translated from the exons ATGGTGCATGCGCAGTTTCTACGGCCTGAATATGTCGGCTGGGTAAAATACGTTAACTGTTATCATGACTGGAACGATTTCCTTTCGTTAAGTTCATTGctgttaaattattacaaaactGATCGTAACTTAAAAGTTGAAAG attaaaaaatttagtaaaGGAGGCCTTATGTCAACTCAGTTCAACATTGAAGGGGCCGACGACGTGTGCCAATATGAAGAAGCTGTTTTCAAAAATCGAAAACACGTCGAAGGAGCCTAACAGTTACATAGGAAAAGTTTTTGTGGTGGGACGTTACACTGTCACTGTCGAAGACATTCTAGCCGAAG GAGGATTTGCCATTGTATTCCTGGTAAAATCTTCGAGTGGACGTTATGCACTTAAACGCATGTATGTTAATAACGAACATGATCTCAATGTATGTAAAAGGGAGATACAAATTGCA agtAACTTGAATggtcataaaaatattataggatATTTGGATAGCAGTATCACTCACATAGGTGGAGGAGTACATGaacttttacttttaatgCCTTACTGCAAATCTCAAGTTTTACAAATGATGAACAATAG GTTACAGACTGGATTTAGCGAGTCTGAAGTTCTGCAAATATTTTGTGATGTTTGTGAAGCTGTATCTCGACTGCATCATTGTCAGACACCGATAATACATAGAGATTTAAAG attgaaaatatattatactcTGATACTGGCCATTATGTATTATGTGACTTTGGTTCTGCAACagcaaaaattttaaatcCCAGTATACAGGGAGCAGCGATAGtcgaagaagaaattaaaaaatacacgaCTCTCAGTTATAGAGCACCTGAAATGGTTGATATGTATTGTGGAAAACCTGTTACAACGAAAGCAGATATATGG GCATTGGGGTGTTTGTTGTACAAACTTTGTTTCTTTACATTACCATTCGGAGAAAGCACACTTGCTATTCAATCGGGAAATTTTACGATACCAAATCATTCAAG ATATAGTAGAAGCCTTCATTGtttgatacgttatatgctcgaGCCAGATCCTGATAATCGTCCCGATATTTATCAAGTGTCTGTGATTGCATTCCAAATTCAGGGAAAAGAGTGTCCAGTACAGAATTTACAT AAAGTTCAAACACCAGTTTTGGAATCATTACCTTGTCCGCCTATGGAAtctgaaaatatgaaaagatcATCATTAGTGAAGACACCAAAACCGACTCCAGTAACTACTGTTGAGGGTACGTCAGTTACACCAAGACAACGACCAAAGGGGCAGGCTGTGAGCACAGGTCCGATAAGTCTAAGCGGTCAGATCGTGAGTCAAATATCTGGTCAAGGAACTCAGACTCAGTCGCAAAGTTCTGTAGGAAATACGATTTCGTATGTTCAAATGGGTCAACAACTTGCTTCGTTAAACGCGTCACAACCTTACTTAGGACAAAATATGCAAGCAAGTGTTCAGCCATTACCAGTGAACTCTCAACCATCTACTCATCAAGTGTCAACGCTCACTCAAGTTTCGCCTCAAGTTTGTTGTACTACGACTAATCAAAACGTTCCCTTTGGAACGCATCAGTCGCAAATCCAAAAATCACAACAGAGTCAGTCACAATGTTCTACGATTAGACGATCTCCTGTAAGTGTTCAAGATACCGTAGGTTCATATTACTTTGATTCACCAGTGGCAACAAACGTGAATGAAGAAAATCTAGAGGCGCTATTTCCACCGTCTG gTTATCCAGATCCGTTTAAAGATGATAACAGAGCTATGCCACCACCCGCAAAAATACCACCACCTGTCGCTCCTAAACCTTCTAAAATTCTGCCTAAGGCAAATGTTTCTGCTAGTTGTCCACCTCCAAAATTTACGCCTGTTAATTCGTTAACATCGAAGCTAAATACTCCAACGGGGCCTAATAAAGCTACTCCTGTAATGGTACCAACTTTACCGAAACCAGTCAATAAGACTGAAAGTTTAAGTCAAAATATAAGTTCGAGTACCTCTCCGCCCGATAGTCCGACACTCTCCTCGGTACGTCATAGAAGAAATGTTAGCGATACAAGTGCTTTTAATAA AGCATTTGCAAGCGAAACAACACAATTTCTAGCACCGTACGAAGCTTCAGTGAAAGCACGTTCAGAAGATGCTAACACTCCTGAAGTTCTAACTGGTGTAAGACCTTGCCTAGGTTCTAGTGCTTCGCATGTACGTATT GGCGAACTTTCAAGCGTAACTGCTACTGAAGGAAGATCTTTAAGTGCGGATGTAGCAGCTTGGAATCCGTTTGAAGACGTACAACCTTTCAACCAATTAACGGAAGATCATATTTTTGGTGCTGAGTTTGATAAAATTAGAAGGGGCAGTAATGCAAGCATCGCTGGTGTAAAAAGTCGCGAAAGCCTCGTTATGACGTATGCAGAATTACCAGAAGATCCATTTGAATCTGCACCTTTTAGTTTGCCAA GAAAGAAGAACAAAATTGGATCAAAGACTGCCGCACTTGCTGGAG GCAAGTCGCAATTAAACGGTAGACCAAGAATACCATCGAAACAATGGAACCCGGGATTCGAGCGCCCCGAACTGGACCACAGGATGACAGGAAATAATCCTCCTATTTCTCCGCCATTCGTTCGGGTTCCTCTAGAAGATCGGTCCAAGTACGAAAAGTTAACGTTCAACGCTGGAGACGTTTCCAGCGATAGCGACAAAGATTTGTCGCAAGAGCGAATTcaacaaaagagaaaaagggtGAAGAATGCGATACGCAGAAAGAGGAAAGCGCAGAATGTGAACAAAGTCGTGGGTGATTCGACAGGCTCGGCTGGTAATTCGAAGACGCTCGGTAATAACTGGCGTAATCAAAGTATTTGTAACAGCGCCATTAAATTGAATGGTATCGGCGCTGATGGGTACAGAAAGCATAATAATATTCGAAACGGAAGTAACAAAGGAGAAATACAGGAGGAAGGAGAGGAGGTGCAGGAGGAGGGAGAGAgtatgaaaaaggaagaaacagaaggaggaaataaaagaagagagaaagaagaagaagaggaagggGAAGCTGAAAAggacgaagacgaagaagaagaggaagaggaggaggaggaggaggaagaggaggaggaggaggaggaagaagaggaagaggaagacgACGATAAAGATAACGATGACATAGATGATAACAataacgacaacgacaacgaaaAAAGAACTAATGaaaacgatgaaaaatatgaGGGGATAAACGAAGCAACTCCGGATGGTATATATAGAGTTTGTGGTTCTCTTCATCATTCGGAAAGAAATGTTGTTACTACGAGTGAACAAGATTACAGAACGAAAAAGTCGAAGAGGTATTATCGAGAAGAGCGATCGTCGATTAGTCCGGTAAATACGGATCCAGTTGTCGGCCATCAATATGGAGAGAAGCCTCTTTTGCTCGATGACGAACTTGATCCGGAACCGAAACTCGATTACTCTTATGGCGATCCATTCGTTATGGATGATCGGTATGGGTCAAATTATCAGTCGTTCAACGACATCGGTTCATCAAAGAGAATCGAGAAGACGAAACTCCTGAGCGACGTATTATGGAAATTCGACAAGGACGTTTTCGCGTTAGCTCCGTTTCCAAAGTCGTCCAGCTATTCGAAAAAAGGTAACGATTTTCAAGAGAGTAATCAATTTAAAAACGTAGCTCCCGCTATCTTTGACGTGACGGCTCCATCCGAGACGGTGACGGATGTAGAAAACAAGTTGCTTTCTACAGGAAGATGTAATTCATCCTGGAAGTGTGCAAATGTCACGAAAACAGAGGGATTCACGAACATCGACTTGTTATCCGGAGAAACGCAACGATCTCCGGTTACTAAGGCAATCTCGATTGTTCGCCGAGACTCTGAACGGAAAAGGAACACGATGCAGAATCAAATAAAGGAAATGGATCAAGATGATGAGATTAAAGCGGGAGGAGCAGGAGACCgagaagaagatgaagaagaagataaaGCGAGAGTAGCGataatcgaagagaaagagaaagaaacggaagaagaaaaaggagaaaataaagagaaagattTATTTGGTTCATCGCCGTTTAGTCCGAGCagttttgtaataaattcaTTTGATTTTAACAGTTTACGAAACGTTACGGAGCAACCACCGAAACAATCGGCAAAAATGACGTTTGCGAATCAAGAAGAATCGTACGATGATTACACTCAAGTGTCTGCCCATCCCATTCAAGCCCAGCAATCTTCGCCGAACGTTTGTCATTTGAAACAAGCTATTACTACTGCTGCAGCGGCAGCATCATCGACTACAAAAACAGTATTGAACTCTAAATTTACCGATGTCTCTGCGAATAGCGATTATTCGCGTACGTTTTTGGATGCTTCGAAAGATCTTTTTGGTTCCATTCCGTTCGACGAATTCGCATCTTTGCaattaaacgaagaaaaaaagagatcGGAGACTCGCATACCATTTGTTCaattatcgtcatcgtcatcgtcatcgacGCAACTGCGCCAGTCGCAGCCACAGGAGCCGGGTTTCGTTGGCGAAAACTTAGACGCGATGCTATTAGATAAAGCACAACCGCCGATCTCTGATCGAGCAACATCTACCTTACAAGAGGTATATACGATTAAATCGGTTCATCATACTGCTCGAATCACTGTTCAAACGATGAACAGTGTATCGAAACCAGATGTTGCGTCG
- the LOC126867458 gene encoding uncharacterized protein LOC126867458 isoform X4, translating into MVHAQFLRPEYVGWVKYVNCYHDWNDFLSLSSLLLNYYKTDRNLKVESSTLKGPTTCANMKKLFSKIENTSKEPNSYIGKVFVVGRYTVTVEDILAEGGFAIVFLVKSSSGRYALKRMYVNNEHDLNVCKREIQIASNLNGHKNIIGYLDSSITHIGGGVHELLLLMPYCKSQVLQMMNNRLQTGFSESEVLQIFCDVCEAVSRLHHCQTPIIHRDLKIENILYSDTGHYVLCDFGSATAKILNPSIQGAAIVEEEIKKYTTLSYRAPEMVDMYCGKPVTTKADIWALGCLLYKLCFFTLPFGESTLAIQSGNFTIPNHSRYSRSLHCLIRYMLEPDPDNRPDIYQVSVIAFQIQGKECPVQNLHKVQTPVLESLPCPPMESENMKRSSLVKTPKPTPVTTVEGTSVTPRQRPKGQAVSTGPISLSGQIVSQISGQGTQTQSQSSVGNTISYVQMGQQLASLNASQPYLGQNMQASVQPLPVNSQPSTHQVSTLTQVSPQVCCTTTNQNVPFGTHQSQIQKSQQSQSQCSTIRRSPVSVQDTVGSYYFDSPVATNVNEENLEALFPPSGYPDPFKDDNRAMPPPAKIPPPVAPKPSKILPKANVSASCPPPKFTPVNSLTSKLNTPTGPNKATPVMVPTLPKPVNKTESLSQNISSSTSPPDSPTLSSVRHRRNVSDTSAFNKAFASETTQFLAPYEASVKARSEDANTPEVLTGVRPCLGSSASHVRIGELSSVTATEGRSLSADVAAWNPFEDVQPFNQLTEDHIFGAEFDKIRRGSNASIAGVKSRESLVMTYAELPEDPFESAPFSLPTGKKNKIGSKTAALAGGKSQLNGRPRIPSKQWNPGFERPELDHRMTGNNPPISPPFVRVPLEDRSKYEKLTFNAGDVSSDSDKDLSQERIQQKRKRVKNAIRRKRKAQNVNKVVGDSTGSAGNSKTLGNNWRNQSICNSAIKLNGIGADGYRKHNNIRNGSNKGEIQEEGEEVQEEGESMKKEETEGGNKRREKEEEEEGEAEKDEDEEEEEEEEEEEEEEEEEEEEEEEEDDDKDNDDIDDNNNDNDNEKRTNENDEKYEGINEATPDGIYRVCGSLHHSERNVVTTSEQDYRTKKSKRYYREERSSISPVNTDPVVGHQYGEKPLLLDDELDPEPKLDYSYGDPFVMDDRYGSNYQSFNDIGSSKRIEKTKLLSDVLWKFDKDVFALAPFPKSSSYSKKGNDFQESNQFKNVAPAIFDVTAPSETVTDVENKLLSTGRCNSSWKCANVTKTEGFTNIDLLSGETQRSPVTKAISIVRRDSERKRNTMQNQIKEMDQDDEIKAGGAGDREEDEEEDKARVAIIEEKEKETEEEKGENKEKDLFGSSPFSPSSFVINSFDFNSLRNVTEQPPKQSAKMTFANQEESYDDYTQVSAHPIQAQQSSPNVCHLKQAITTAAAAASSTTKTVLNSKFTDVSANSDYSRTFLDASKDLFGSIPFDEFASLQLNEEKKRSETRIPFVQLSSSSSSSTQLRQSQPQEPGFVGENLDAMLLDKAQPPISDRATSTLQEVYTIKSVHHTARITVQTMNSVSKPDVASDIVSPMSPEPLVVTDDDHHDMPRHKREKSNKSEKSKYHLISEIHSDISDVLSSSKLTHKSKSTCYGKKTPRAKKCSVVSTAAGFSNMSFEDFPSDENEERQIRNTKIAPFEVIREPEKRFGSLKRRSNPFT; encoded by the exons ATGGTGCATGCGCAGTTTCTACGGCCTGAATATGTCGGCTGGGTAAAATACGTTAACTGTTATCATGACTGGAACGATTTCCTTTCGTTAAGTTCATTGctgttaaattattacaaaactGATCGTAACTTAAAAGTTGAAAG TTCAACATTGAAGGGGCCGACGACGTGTGCCAATATGAAGAAGCTGTTTTCAAAAATCGAAAACACGTCGAAGGAGCCTAACAGTTACATAGGAAAAGTTTTTGTGGTGGGACGTTACACTGTCACTGTCGAAGACATTCTAGCCGAAG GAGGATTTGCCATTGTATTCCTGGTAAAATCTTCGAGTGGACGTTATGCACTTAAACGCATGTATGTTAATAACGAACATGATCTCAATGTATGTAAAAGGGAGATACAAATTGCA agtAACTTGAATggtcataaaaatattataggatATTTGGATAGCAGTATCACTCACATAGGTGGAGGAGTACATGaacttttacttttaatgCCTTACTGCAAATCTCAAGTTTTACAAATGATGAACAATAG GTTACAGACTGGATTTAGCGAGTCTGAAGTTCTGCAAATATTTTGTGATGTTTGTGAAGCTGTATCTCGACTGCATCATTGTCAGACACCGATAATACATAGAGATTTAAAG attgaaaatatattatactcTGATACTGGCCATTATGTATTATGTGACTTTGGTTCTGCAACagcaaaaattttaaatcCCAGTATACAGGGAGCAGCGATAGtcgaagaagaaattaaaaaatacacgaCTCTCAGTTATAGAGCACCTGAAATGGTTGATATGTATTGTGGAAAACCTGTTACAACGAAAGCAGATATATGG GCATTGGGGTGTTTGTTGTACAAACTTTGTTTCTTTACATTACCATTCGGAGAAAGCACACTTGCTATTCAATCGGGAAATTTTACGATACCAAATCATTCAAG ATATAGTAGAAGCCTTCATTGtttgatacgttatatgctcgaGCCAGATCCTGATAATCGTCCCGATATTTATCAAGTGTCTGTGATTGCATTCCAAATTCAGGGAAAAGAGTGTCCAGTACAGAATTTACAT AAAGTTCAAACACCAGTTTTGGAATCATTACCTTGTCCGCCTATGGAAtctgaaaatatgaaaagatcATCATTAGTGAAGACACCAAAACCGACTCCAGTAACTACTGTTGAGGGTACGTCAGTTACACCAAGACAACGACCAAAGGGGCAGGCTGTGAGCACAGGTCCGATAAGTCTAAGCGGTCAGATCGTGAGTCAAATATCTGGTCAAGGAACTCAGACTCAGTCGCAAAGTTCTGTAGGAAATACGATTTCGTATGTTCAAATGGGTCAACAACTTGCTTCGTTAAACGCGTCACAACCTTACTTAGGACAAAATATGCAAGCAAGTGTTCAGCCATTACCAGTGAACTCTCAACCATCTACTCATCAAGTGTCAACGCTCACTCAAGTTTCGCCTCAAGTTTGTTGTACTACGACTAATCAAAACGTTCCCTTTGGAACGCATCAGTCGCAAATCCAAAAATCACAACAGAGTCAGTCACAATGTTCTACGATTAGACGATCTCCTGTAAGTGTTCAAGATACCGTAGGTTCATATTACTTTGATTCACCAGTGGCAACAAACGTGAATGAAGAAAATCTAGAGGCGCTATTTCCACCGTCTG gTTATCCAGATCCGTTTAAAGATGATAACAGAGCTATGCCACCACCCGCAAAAATACCACCACCTGTCGCTCCTAAACCTTCTAAAATTCTGCCTAAGGCAAATGTTTCTGCTAGTTGTCCACCTCCAAAATTTACGCCTGTTAATTCGTTAACATCGAAGCTAAATACTCCAACGGGGCCTAATAAAGCTACTCCTGTAATGGTACCAACTTTACCGAAACCAGTCAATAAGACTGAAAGTTTAAGTCAAAATATAAGTTCGAGTACCTCTCCGCCCGATAGTCCGACACTCTCCTCGGTACGTCATAGAAGAAATGTTAGCGATACAAGTGCTTTTAATAA AGCATTTGCAAGCGAAACAACACAATTTCTAGCACCGTACGAAGCTTCAGTGAAAGCACGTTCAGAAGATGCTAACACTCCTGAAGTTCTAACTGGTGTAAGACCTTGCCTAGGTTCTAGTGCTTCGCATGTACGTATT GGCGAACTTTCAAGCGTAACTGCTACTGAAGGAAGATCTTTAAGTGCGGATGTAGCAGCTTGGAATCCGTTTGAAGACGTACAACCTTTCAACCAATTAACGGAAGATCATATTTTTGGTGCTGAGTTTGATAAAATTAGAAGGGGCAGTAATGCAAGCATCGCTGGTGTAAAAAGTCGCGAAAGCCTCGTTATGACGTATGCAGAATTACCAGAAGATCCATTTGAATCTGCACCTTTTAGTTTGCCAA CAGGAAAGAAGAACAAAATTGGATCAAAGACTGCCGCACTTGCTGGAG GCAAGTCGCAATTAAACGGTAGACCAAGAATACCATCGAAACAATGGAACCCGGGATTCGAGCGCCCCGAACTGGACCACAGGATGACAGGAAATAATCCTCCTATTTCTCCGCCATTCGTTCGGGTTCCTCTAGAAGATCGGTCCAAGTACGAAAAGTTAACGTTCAACGCTGGAGACGTTTCCAGCGATAGCGACAAAGATTTGTCGCAAGAGCGAATTcaacaaaagagaaaaagggtGAAGAATGCGATACGCAGAAAGAGGAAAGCGCAGAATGTGAACAAAGTCGTGGGTGATTCGACAGGCTCGGCTGGTAATTCGAAGACGCTCGGTAATAACTGGCGTAATCAAAGTATTTGTAACAGCGCCATTAAATTGAATGGTATCGGCGCTGATGGGTACAGAAAGCATAATAATATTCGAAACGGAAGTAACAAAGGAGAAATACAGGAGGAAGGAGAGGAGGTGCAGGAGGAGGGAGAGAgtatgaaaaaggaagaaacagaaggaggaaataaaagaagagagaaagaagaagaagaggaagggGAAGCTGAAAAggacgaagacgaagaagaagaggaagaggaggaggaggaggaggaagaggaggaggaggaggaggaagaagaggaagaggaagacgACGATAAAGATAACGATGACATAGATGATAACAataacgacaacgacaacgaaaAAAGAACTAATGaaaacgatgaaaaatatgaGGGGATAAACGAAGCAACTCCGGATGGTATATATAGAGTTTGTGGTTCTCTTCATCATTCGGAAAGAAATGTTGTTACTACGAGTGAACAAGATTACAGAACGAAAAAGTCGAAGAGGTATTATCGAGAAGAGCGATCGTCGATTAGTCCGGTAAATACGGATCCAGTTGTCGGCCATCAATATGGAGAGAAGCCTCTTTTGCTCGATGACGAACTTGATCCGGAACCGAAACTCGATTACTCTTATGGCGATCCATTCGTTATGGATGATCGGTATGGGTCAAATTATCAGTCGTTCAACGACATCGGTTCATCAAAGAGAATCGAGAAGACGAAACTCCTGAGCGACGTATTATGGAAATTCGACAAGGACGTTTTCGCGTTAGCTCCGTTTCCAAAGTCGTCCAGCTATTCGAAAAAAGGTAACGATTTTCAAGAGAGTAATCAATTTAAAAACGTAGCTCCCGCTATCTTTGACGTGACGGCTCCATCCGAGACGGTGACGGATGTAGAAAACAAGTTGCTTTCTACAGGAAGATGTAATTCATCCTGGAAGTGTGCAAATGTCACGAAAACAGAGGGATTCACGAACATCGACTTGTTATCCGGAGAAACGCAACGATCTCCGGTTACTAAGGCAATCTCGATTGTTCGCCGAGACTCTGAACGGAAAAGGAACACGATGCAGAATCAAATAAAGGAAATGGATCAAGATGATGAGATTAAAGCGGGAGGAGCAGGAGACCgagaagaagatgaagaagaagataaaGCGAGAGTAGCGataatcgaagagaaagagaaagaaacggaagaagaaaaaggagaaaataaagagaaagattTATTTGGTTCATCGCCGTTTAGTCCGAGCagttttgtaataaattcaTTTGATTTTAACAGTTTACGAAACGTTACGGAGCAACCACCGAAACAATCGGCAAAAATGACGTTTGCGAATCAAGAAGAATCGTACGATGATTACACTCAAGTGTCTGCCCATCCCATTCAAGCCCAGCAATCTTCGCCGAACGTTTGTCATTTGAAACAAGCTATTACTACTGCTGCAGCGGCAGCATCATCGACTACAAAAACAGTATTGAACTCTAAATTTACCGATGTCTCTGCGAATAGCGATTATTCGCGTACGTTTTTGGATGCTTCGAAAGATCTTTTTGGTTCCATTCCGTTCGACGAATTCGCATCTTTGCaattaaacgaagaaaaaaagagatcGGAGACTCGCATACCATTTGTTCaattatcgtcatcgtcatcgtcatcgacGCAACTGCGCCAGTCGCAGCCACAGGAGCCGGGTTTCGTTGGCGAAAACTTAGACGCGATGCTATTAGATAAAGCACAACCGCCGATCTCTGATCGAGCAACATCTACCTTACAAGAGGTATATACGATTAAATCGGTTCATCATACTGCTCGAATCACTGTTCAAACGATGAACAGTGTATCGAAACCAGATGTTGCGTCG